From Apium graveolens cultivar Ventura chromosome 9, ASM990537v1, whole genome shotgun sequence, the proteins below share one genomic window:
- the LOC141682760 gene encoding uncharacterized protein LOC141682760, with protein MERTEAYGYNTGVSTSFDGDLNTINHIAPPYNNYFLGSTTTSTPNPFFQPNYTTTITNNPFFSSNYNTTIVSQNTTNIHISPNYNTTLPFHNTNNIHASPNYDTTFPPRNTTNIPANPFFSPNYNTTIALLKILTYFLIQIIIPLSLLAVTTLLIYLITHFLIQIIITILYLVTSYNNTLSPNYNFQQFITNTTNTVDTFQGAPLTNYSYNNIGLAQNYENNTNMLVNSVQPQPEPQLNIGVQTHHFVGLNQNQINKDEQLQISLGVNSNEHQGPFVFSDGENSGSINGNLAKKRRNATRHKRSSFLPFHQFDYNQHVPAPQAARVIDESKLKFLFQKQLQNSDVNNLKRMVIPKKPAEAFLPELDERSGISIKMVEIDGSHVWTFTYRFWPNNKSRMYIFENTGDFVSAHQLRSGDYIRVFQDNESNDYVIEARKIRKNVMYKPKPKKVRNRGNGAQTEASTEKPMNEVPAAATSLEAGNGLPETQLMETTVDNYLQPNYGFDACSSSSIMDNFVNFPALIDNQNSLIYNDMNFPNDSLFDIWERGTSSSQSLFQNMSFDDIVKGM; from the exons ATGGAGAGAACTGAGGCATATGGTTACAATACAGGTGTTTCAACCTCTTTTGATGGTGATTTGAATACCATCAACCATATAGCCCCTCcttataataattattttcttGGAAGCACCACCACTTCTACTCCTAACCCATTTTTTCAACCAAATTACACCACAACCATTACAAATAACCCATTTTTTAGTTCAAATTACAATACCACTATTGTTTCTCAGAATACCACTAATATACATATTAGTCCCAATTACAATACCACTCTCCCTTTTCACAATACTAATAATATACATGCTAGTCCAAATTACGATACCACTTTCCCTCCTCGCAATACTACTAATATCCCTGCTAATCCATTTTTTAGTCCAAATTACAATACCACTATTGCCCTTCTCAAAATACTGACATATTTTTTAATCCAAATTATAATACCACTATCTCTGCTTGCCGTGACAACACTACTAATATATCTAATAACCCATTTTTTGATCCAAATAATTATAACAATACTATACCTAGTCACAAGTTACAATAATACGCTCTCTCCAAATTATAACTTTCAGCAATTTATCACAAACACAACAAACACCGTTGATACTTTTCAGGGTGCACCACTTACTAACTACAGTTACAATAACATTGGGTTGGCTCAGAATTATGAGAATAATACTAATATGTTGGTGAACAGTGTGCAGCCACAGCCAGAACCACAGCTGAACATTGGAGTGCAGACGCATCATTTTGTTGGTCTGAATCAGAATCAGATCAATAAAGATGAGCAGCTGCAGATCAGTCTGGGGGTTAATAGCAATGAACATCAAGGCCCCTTTGTGTTTTCTGACGGTGAGAATAGTGGGAGCATTAACGGGAATTTAGCCAAGAAGAGGAGGAATGCGACTCGACACAAACGAAGCTCGTTCTTGCCTTTTCATCAGTTCGACTACAATCAGCACGTGCCTGCTCCTCAAGCTGCACGT GTAATTGATGAGTCGAAACTGAAATTCCTCTTTCAGAAGCAGCTCCAGAATAGCGACGTCAATAATCTGAAGAGGATGGTAATTCCCAAG AAACCCGCTGAGGCTTTCCTTCCTGAACTAGATGAGAGAAGCGGGATTTCTATTAAAATGGTAGAAATTGATGGATCCCACGTCTGGACATTCACTTACAG GTTCTGGCCGAACAACAAAAGCCGGATGTACATCTTCGAAAATACTG GGGATTTTGTAAGTGCACATCAGCTAAGGAGCGGTGACTATATCAGAGTGTTTCAAGATAATGAAAGCAATGATTAT GTCATCGAGGCCAGAAAGATACGGAAGAATGTCATGTACAAGCCAAAACCGAAAAAGGTTAGGAACCGGGGCAACGGAGCCCAAACTGAAGCTTCCACCGAGAAGCCTATGAATGAAGTACCTGCTGCTGCGACCTCTTTAGAAGCCGGAAATGGTTTGCCCGAGACACAGTTAATGGAAACTACTGTAGACAACTATTTGCAACCTAATTATGGGTTTGACGCGTGTAGTTCCTCCAGTATCATGGATAACTTTGTAAATTTTCCGGCTCTGATCGATAACCAAAACTCGCTCATCTACAATGACATGAATTTCCCCAATGACTCTTTGTTCGATATATGGGAACGAGGAACGTCGAGCAGTCAGTCATTATTCCAGAACATGTCATTTGATGATATAGTGAAGGGCATGTAG